In Halosegnis marinus, one genomic interval encodes:
- a CDS encoding pyridoxal phosphate-dependent aminotransferase, with the protein MSRFSERVEQVSISGIREVFEAAGADAINLGLGQPDFPTPDHARRGAIEAIESGDVDAYTSNKGTLELREAIADKHARDNDLDVDPGDVIATAGGSEALHIAMEAHVDPGDEVIFPDPGFVAYDALTKLAGGTPKPVELRDDLTLDPATVEANITDDTAAFVVCSPANPTGAVQSPEDMREFARIADEHDVLCISDEVYERIVFEGEHRSPMEFGENVAVVNACSKTYSMTGWRLGWVASTTDRIERMLRVHQYVQACASAPAQYAAEAALSGPQDVVDEMVAAFNERRDVLLDGLADMGLDTPTPQGAFYAMPKVPDGWVDAVIERDVVVVPGEAFGAGGAGHARISYAVNVETLKEALEAMRGATAATR; encoded by the coding sequence ATGTCACGCTTCTCCGAGCGCGTCGAGCAGGTCTCCATCTCGGGCATCCGCGAGGTGTTCGAGGCGGCCGGCGCGGACGCCATCAACCTCGGCCTCGGCCAGCCCGACTTCCCGACGCCCGACCACGCCCGACGGGGAGCCATCGAGGCCATCGAGTCGGGCGACGTGGACGCGTACACCTCCAACAAGGGGACGCTCGAACTGCGCGAGGCCATCGCCGACAAACACGCTCGCGACAACGACCTCGACGTGGACCCCGGCGACGTCATCGCCACCGCGGGGGGAAGCGAGGCGCTCCACATCGCGATGGAGGCGCACGTCGACCCCGGCGACGAGGTTATCTTCCCCGACCCCGGCTTCGTCGCGTACGACGCGCTGACGAAACTCGCGGGCGGCACGCCGAAGCCGGTCGAACTCCGCGACGACCTCACCCTCGACCCCGCGACGGTGGAGGCGAACATCACCGACGACACCGCGGCGTTCGTCGTCTGCTCGCCGGCCAACCCAACCGGCGCGGTGCAGTCGCCCGAGGACATGCGCGAGTTCGCGCGTATCGCCGACGAACACGACGTGTTGTGTATCTCCGACGAGGTGTACGAGCGCATCGTCTTCGAGGGCGAACACCGTTCGCCGATGGAGTTCGGCGAGAACGTCGCCGTCGTCAACGCCTGCTCGAAGACCTACTCGATGACCGGGTGGCGCCTCGGGTGGGTGGCCTCGACCACCGACCGCATCGAGCGGATGCTCCGCGTCCACCAGTACGTGCAGGCGTGTGCCTCCGCGCCGGCCCAGTACGCGGCCGAGGCCGCCCTCTCCGGGCCGCAGGACGTGGTGGACGAGATGGTGGCGGCGTTCAACGAGCGCCGCGACGTGCTGCTCGACGGCCTCGCGGACATGGGCCTCGACACGCCGACGCCGCAGGGCGCGTTCTACGCGATGCCGAAGGTGCCCGACGGCTGGGTCGACGCGGTCATCGAGCGCGACGTGGTCGTCGTCCCCGGCGAGGCGTTCGGCGCGGGCGGCGCGGGCCACGCGCGTATCTCCTACGCCGTGAACGTCGAGACGCTGAAGGAGGCGCTCGAAGCGATGCGCGGTGCGACCGCCGCGACCCGGTAG
- a CDS encoding proteasome assembly chaperone family protein has translation MAEVNIHTEFDVTDPTLVEGMPGAGLVGKIAADHLVEAFDMTWVGSCFCDGLPQVAVYRAESGDTMPPVRIYADESRDLLVLQSDVPISPSSAEGFTDCVTAWLESEGVFPVYLSGLPEEKDGPPAVYGIGTGAGRDRLDGADIDPPREAGLISGPTGALVHAASERGLDGVALIAETEAQFPDPESARAILKHGIEPLTGIEVPTDALVERAEEIRKARERLARQVRESDDQSTEATTIRGFQ, from the coding sequence ATGGCCGAAGTGAACATCCACACGGAGTTCGACGTGACGGACCCGACGCTCGTGGAGGGGATGCCCGGCGCGGGCCTCGTCGGCAAGATCGCCGCCGACCACCTCGTCGAGGCGTTCGACATGACGTGGGTCGGCTCCTGCTTCTGCGACGGACTGCCGCAGGTGGCCGTCTACCGGGCCGAGTCGGGCGACACGATGCCGCCCGTCCGCATCTACGCCGACGAGTCGCGCGACCTGCTCGTCCTCCAGTCGGACGTGCCCATCTCCCCGTCGAGCGCCGAGGGGTTCACCGACTGCGTCACCGCGTGGCTCGAGAGCGAGGGCGTCTTCCCGGTGTACCTCTCCGGGCTCCCCGAGGAGAAGGACGGTCCCCCGGCGGTGTACGGCATCGGAACGGGGGCGGGCCGCGACCGCCTCGACGGCGCCGACATCGACCCGCCGCGCGAAGCCGGGCTCATCTCCGGGCCGACCGGGGCGCTCGTCCACGCCGCGAGCGAGCGCGGGCTGGACGGCGTCGCGCTCATCGCCGAGACGGAGGCGCAGTTCCCCGACCCGGAGTCGGCCCGGGCCATCCTGAAACACGGCATCGAGCCGCTGACGGGCATCGAGGTGCCGACGGACGCGCTCGTCGAGCGCGCCGAGGAGATACGCAAGGCGCGCGAACGGCTCGCCCGGCAGGTCCGCGAGAGCGACGACCAGTCCACCGAGGCGACGACCATCCGGGGATTCCAGTGA
- a CDS encoding polymer-forming cytoskeletal protein codes for MSLRSDPLDRLAIPDGTVVEEHDLVADGDVVVGGQSTVEFGVRGRNVIAGERVRFGGDIEADGDCRLDMWCDVAGNVLVGEDAYLGERVHIAGQLMVSGDLDIGDDVDIEEGFEANGWIVIRNPVPTVVFLFIYLAQLLRLGEEEAAEEVWNEMRDGRERDPVLVPRSSHISDDAWRVSAPASIGSECRLHGNLRAERLDVGADTEIFGSLRAKGDIAIAAGTVVHGDVTTRGGTVRIAAGVHVRGDVSCEALELDDDAEIDGAIRARDAVRVVDTEGAADTAEEPADGDDTADDEPVPAVVPVEEEEPEPAVVRVEQAVRRVADDADERNDGDATEGDPDDDNATDDDAVHIPDAEETAAAESASESEESPDGLAGALAEAEKR; via the coding sequence ATGTCACTGCGGTCCGACCCGCTGGACCGTCTCGCCATCCCCGACGGCACGGTGGTCGAGGAACACGACCTCGTGGCCGACGGGGACGTCGTCGTCGGCGGTCAGTCCACGGTGGAGTTCGGCGTCCGCGGGCGGAACGTCATCGCCGGCGAGCGGGTGCGCTTCGGCGGCGACATCGAGGCCGACGGCGACTGCCGACTCGACATGTGGTGTGACGTGGCCGGCAACGTCCTCGTGGGCGAGGACGCCTACCTCGGCGAGCGCGTCCACATCGCGGGCCAGTTGATGGTGTCGGGCGACCTCGACATCGGCGACGACGTGGACATCGAGGAGGGGTTCGAGGCGAACGGCTGGATCGTCATCCGCAACCCCGTCCCGACCGTGGTGTTCCTGTTCATCTACCTCGCACAGCTGCTCAGGCTGGGCGAGGAGGAGGCCGCCGAGGAGGTGTGGAACGAGATGCGCGACGGGCGCGAGCGCGACCCCGTGCTCGTCCCGCGGTCGTCGCACATCTCCGACGACGCGTGGCGCGTCTCGGCGCCGGCGTCCATCGGCAGCGAGTGCCGGCTGCACGGCAACCTCCGCGCCGAGCGGCTGGACGTGGGGGCCGACACCGAGATATTCGGCAGCCTCCGCGCGAAGGGCGACATCGCCATCGCCGCGGGAACGGTGGTCCACGGCGACGTGACGACCCGGGGCGGGACCGTCCGAATCGCGGCGGGCGTCCACGTCCGCGGCGACGTCTCGTGTGAAGCGCTCGAACTCGACGACGACGCGGAGATAGACGGGGCCATTCGCGCCCGCGACGCGGTGCGGGTGGTGGATACGGAGGGGGCGGCCGACACGGCGGAGGAACCGGCCGACGGTGACGACACGGCCGACGACGAGCCCGTTCCGGCCGTCGTCCCCGTCGAGGAGGAGGAGCCGGAACCGGCCGTCGTGCGCGTCGAGCAGGCCGTGCGGCGGGTGGCGGACGACGCCGACGAGCGGAACGACGGCGACGCGACCGAGGGCGACCCGGACGATGACAACGCGACCGACGACGACGCGGTCCACATCCCGGACGCGGAGGAGACGGCGGCCGCCGAGTCGGCCTCGGAGTCCGAGGAGTCGCCGGACGGCCTCGCGGGCGCGCTCGCCGAGGCGGAGAAGCGGTAG
- a CDS encoding DUF5800 family protein, with product MTVLSFDEQGVDVVYEGTEFRLEKALIEDATGKSYPDVTDHEVLQLVEKEPALSGEPRRVQDILA from the coding sequence ATGACCGTTCTCTCCTTCGACGAGCAGGGCGTGGACGTGGTGTACGAGGGCACGGAGTTCCGGCTGGAGAAGGCGCTCATCGAGGACGCCACCGGCAAGTCGTACCCGGACGTGACCGACCACGAGGTGTTACAGCTCGTGGAGAAGGAGCCGGCGCTGTCGGGCGAACCCCGGCGGGTGCAGGACATCCTCGCGTAG
- a CDS encoding RsmB/NOP family class I SAM-dependent RNA methyltransferase, whose amino-acid sequence MDDPLSRYEGLVDDYGAFRDACERPLPQVVRVNTLKASVPRTVRALDEAGIGYERVGWNDTLLELDTDKPGNTWPYVHGWLYGQEEVSTLPGLACDPEPGDRVFDPCAAPGSKTTHLAALMDDEGLLVANDSNLGRLSALRSNTERCGLTNVAVTKSDARNFSLKPFGGERFDRAVVDVPCSCEGTIRKNPDALDEWTLDHVEGVAGIQKGILNRAVEVTKPGGTVVYSTCTFAPEENEAVLDHALANHDVEVVEYDLPLETRPGVTEWEGDEFDPSVARAKRVYPHHNDTGGFFCAKLEVAG is encoded by the coding sequence ATGGACGACCCGCTCTCGCGCTACGAGGGGCTGGTGGACGACTACGGGGCGTTCCGCGACGCCTGCGAGCGCCCGCTCCCGCAGGTCGTGCGGGTCAACACGCTGAAGGCGAGCGTCCCCCGGACGGTCCGCGCGCTCGACGAGGCCGGCATCGGCTACGAGCGCGTCGGCTGGAACGACACCCTCCTCGAACTCGACACGGACAAGCCGGGCAACACGTGGCCGTACGTCCACGGCTGGCTCTACGGGCAGGAGGAGGTATCCACGCTCCCGGGACTCGCCTGCGACCCCGAGCCCGGCGACCGGGTGTTCGACCCCTGTGCGGCACCGGGGTCGAAGACGACCCACCTCGCCGCGCTGATGGACGACGAGGGGCTGCTCGTCGCGAACGACTCCAACCTCGGGCGGCTGTCGGCGCTGCGCTCGAACACGGAGCGGTGCGGCCTCACGAACGTCGCCGTCACGAAGTCCGACGCGCGCAACTTCTCGCTGAAGCCGTTCGGCGGCGAGCGGTTCGACCGCGCCGTCGTGGACGTGCCCTGCTCCTGTGAGGGGACGATACGGAAGAACCCCGACGCGCTGGACGAGTGGACGCTGGACCACGTCGAGGGCGTCGCCGGCATCCAGAAGGGCATCCTGAACCGCGCCGTCGAGGTGACGAAGCCGGGGGGAACCGTCGTCTACTCGACGTGTACCTTCGCGCCCGAGGAGAACGAGGCCGTCCTCGACCACGCGCTCGCGAACCACGACGTCGAGGTCGTCGAGTACGACCTCCCGCTGGAAACGCGCCCCGGCGTGACCGAGTGGGAGGGCGACGAGTTCGACCCGAGCGTGGCGCGCGCGAAGCGCGTCTACCCCCACCACAACGACACTGGCGGCTTCTTCTGTGCGAAACTGGAGGTGGCCGGATGA
- a CDS encoding UbiA family prenyltransferase produces MSFARRDTGLRADLGALASQVHPVFMLPPLAASGFGAVLAGSFAPAPLALHLAAAFLAVYTAHVKDGYVDFYRRGEDDDHPMSEAGCRRALAGASVGFALATVALGVVAGPGAAALAVPMWLLGFLHAPQFDTNPVTTTLGYPLGIALAILGGYYAQAGALAAEPLAFGLVFLVTLAGVKVIDDSTDYEYDRSIAKRTVAVALGRERARAFAYTLVYAGFVLVLLFSVGGTFPPSAPLAAVAFGVVALYAARADAELATMLLIRGAYVFLALLVAAVWFRPLAGVPLPDIGVLGPYTYLATEVAFGALAFALLVRAGALARAARTVLVLYPLAFVWDWYTLEVGVFAVELATGVEAFGIPVEEHLFMVVVPALVVAVHETVTARPTRATSRRPRPPR; encoded by the coding sequence ATGTCGTTCGCCCGCCGAGACACGGGACTGCGCGCCGACCTCGGGGCGCTGGCCTCGCAGGTCCACCCGGTCTTCATGCTCCCGCCGCTGGCCGCGAGCGGGTTCGGCGCGGTGCTCGCCGGGTCGTTCGCCCCCGCGCCGCTCGCCCTCCACCTCGCGGCGGCCTTCCTCGCGGTGTACACGGCCCACGTGAAGGACGGCTACGTGGACTTCTACCGCCGCGGCGAGGACGACGACCACCCGATGAGCGAGGCCGGGTGTCGCCGCGCGCTCGCGGGCGCCTCGGTCGGGTTCGCCCTCGCGACGGTCGCGCTCGGCGTCGTCGCCGGCCCGGGCGCGGCCGCGCTCGCCGTCCCGATGTGGCTGCTCGGCTTCCTCCACGCGCCGCAGTTCGACACGAACCCCGTGACGACGACGCTCGGCTACCCGCTCGGCATCGCGCTCGCCATCCTCGGCGGGTACTACGCGCAGGCCGGCGCCCTCGCCGCCGAGCCGCTGGCGTTCGGCCTCGTCTTCCTCGTCACGCTCGCGGGGGTGAAGGTGATAGACGACTCGACGGACTACGAGTACGACCGCTCCATCGCGAAGCGGACCGTCGCCGTCGCCCTCGGTCGGGAGCGCGCCCGCGCGTTCGCCTACACGCTCGTGTACGCGGGGTTCGTCCTCGTCCTCCTGTTCTCGGTGGGCGGGACGTTCCCGCCCTCGGCGCCGCTCGCGGCCGTCGCGTTCGGGGTCGTCGCCCTCTACGCGGCCCGGGCCGACGCCGAACTCGCGACGATGCTCCTCATCAGGGGCGCCTACGTCTTCCTCGCCCTGCTCGTCGCGGCGGTGTGGTTCCGCCCGCTCGCCGGGGTACCGCTCCCCGACATCGGCGTCCTCGGTCCGTACACCTACCTCGCGACGGAGGTCGCCTTCGGCGCGCTGGCGTTCGCCCTGCTCGTGCGGGCCGGCGCCCTCGCGCGGGCCGCCCGCACCGTCCTCGTGCTCTACCCGCTCGCGTTCGTCTGGGACTGGTACACCCTCGAAGTGGGCGTGTTCGCCGTCGAACTCGCCACGGGCGTCGAGGCGTTCGGCATCCCGGTTGAGGAACACCTGTTCATGGTCGTGGTGCCGGCGCTCGTCGTCGCCGTCCACGAGACGGTCACAGCTCGCCCCACGCGAGCCACGTCCCGCCGGCCGCGCCCGCCGCGATGA
- a CDS encoding redox-regulated ATPase YchF, protein MLSVALAGKPNAGKSTFYKAATMADVDIGNYPFTTIDPNRGVTHARTDCPCLDREERCGDENCHDGKRYVPVELLDVAGLVPGAHEGKGLGNQFLDALSNADVVLNVVDASGGTNAEGEPVETGSYDPTEDVAFIEREMDLWIAGILDRNWETVTRQSRSPDFDIDDALTEVLTGVGGSAADVARVLRRVEYPEAPQAWEDSHRESLAAEFRAETKPIVVVANKADIAPEGNVEALREAAEGAVVPCTAEGELALRTAAEAGVVDYDPGDPDFEILGDLSDAQAEGLERIRGVMAEFGGTGVQGAIDTAVYDLLDRITAFPVQNETHWTDGQGNVLPDAFLLARGSTPKDLAYAVHSDIGDGYLHAVDARENRRVGEEHELSEGDVVKIVSTAK, encoded by the coding sequence ATGCTCTCGGTCGCGCTCGCCGGCAAGCCGAACGCGGGGAAATCGACCTTCTACAAGGCGGCGACGATGGCCGACGTGGACATCGGGAACTACCCGTTCACGACCATCGACCCGAACCGCGGGGTCACGCACGCCCGCACCGACTGTCCCTGTCTGGACCGCGAGGAGCGGTGCGGCGACGAGAACTGCCACGACGGGAAGCGGTACGTCCCGGTCGAACTGCTGGACGTGGCCGGCCTCGTGCCCGGCGCCCACGAGGGGAAGGGCCTCGGCAATCAGTTCCTCGACGCGCTGTCGAACGCGGACGTGGTCCTGAACGTCGTGGACGCCTCCGGCGGGACGAACGCCGAGGGGGAACCCGTCGAGACGGGGTCGTACGACCCGACGGAGGACGTGGCGTTCATCGAGCGGGAGATGGACCTGTGGATAGCGGGCATCCTCGACCGCAACTGGGAGACGGTGACGCGACAGTCGCGCTCCCCGGACTTCGACATCGACGACGCGCTCACGGAGGTGCTGACGGGCGTCGGCGGGAGCGCGGCCGACGTGGCGCGCGTCCTCCGGCGCGTCGAGTACCCCGAGGCGCCGCAGGCGTGGGAGGACAGCCACCGGGAGTCGCTGGCCGCGGAGTTCCGCGCCGAGACGAAGCCCATCGTCGTCGTCGCGAACAAGGCCGACATCGCGCCCGAGGGGAACGTCGAGGCGCTGCGCGAGGCGGCCGAGGGCGCGGTCGTCCCCTGTACCGCGGAGGGGGAACTCGCCCTGCGGACGGCCGCCGAGGCCGGCGTCGTGGACTACGACCCCGGCGACCCGGACTTCGAGATACTGGGGGACCTCTCGGACGCGCAGGCCGAGGGGCTCGAACGCATCCGCGGCGTGATGGCCGAGTTCGGGGGGACGGGCGTGCAGGGGGCCATCGACACGGCCGTTTACGACCTGCTCGACCGCATCACGGCGTTCCCCGTCCAGAACGAGACGCACTGGACCGACGGGCAGGGGAACGTCCTCCCCGACGCGTTCCTCCTGGCGCGCGGCTCCACCCCGAAGGACCTCGCGTACGCCGTCCACTCGGACATCGGCGACGGCTACCTCCACGCCGTCGACGCGAGGGAGAACCGTCGCGTCGGCGAGGAGCACGAACTCTCCGAGGGGGACGTGGTGAAGATCGTCTCCACGGCGAAATGA
- a CDS encoding DUF7122 family protein produces MRENDGHRFGRLPATDADREVADRPSREAVVAFWRDRYGIPEDTWADYTFWERGSGKIWAFRGEVPSPARIQGLGMAVLRTDGEHWKPTTNAAQRFGGLATDCVIHLDEAEAKAFLAGHDRTIERWDGDWGYLVATHDIGGAPEPIGVGLYLHDELRSQIPKGTRRDL; encoded by the coding sequence ATGAGGGAGAACGACGGACATCGGTTCGGCCGCCTCCCCGCGACGGACGCCGACCGCGAGGTGGCGGACAGGCCCAGCCGCGAGGCCGTGGTCGCGTTCTGGCGCGACCGCTACGGGATTCCCGAGGACACGTGGGCCGACTACACCTTCTGGGAGCGCGGGTCCGGGAAGATATGGGCGTTCCGCGGGGAGGTGCCGTCGCCCGCCCGGATTCAGGGGCTCGGGATGGCCGTCCTCCGGACCGACGGCGAGCACTGGAAGCCGACGACGAACGCCGCCCAGCGGTTCGGCGGCCTCGCCACCGACTGCGTCATCCACCTCGACGAGGCCGAGGCGAAAGCGTTCCTCGCCGGCCACGACCGGACCATCGAGCGGTGGGACGGCGACTGGGGCTACCTCGTCGCGACCCACGACATCGGGGGGGCGCCCGAGCCCATCGGCGTCGGCCTCTACCTCCACGACGAACTCCGCTCGCAGATACCGAAGGGGACGCGGCGCGACCTCTAA
- a CDS encoding DUF790 family protein, which produces MLTKDLLRVSRAGGGYRPEFVGADPAARDLAARVLDTYRDHVGETRGTLDGALESLEREAEDFKLVRGFAKLLEREAAFETRAPVDPERVRRVVFEAAEEVGVVAESDRAAALDSAADRLRVERSAVEASLYADREVNEVLADFDPRWDSDGLCEQYDLSLAQTALFDATEVRVRSADPATLVSAVKRLRLLYEIRRTDDGREVVVTGPDALFRRSRRYGTRFARLLRTVAGAAEWSLEATIDDRGTERTLRLSAGDVSVPGVEPVTEMTFDSGVEADFAARFRSLDLDWDLSREPEPLAAGEHVVIPDFAFDYAHADFRVFFEVMGFWTPEYVEKKLSRFADLEDVAFLVAVDESLGVGEEVAALTDGAIPYSGTVRVKDVVAALRGYEADLVADAADDLPDDLVPDADVTTLAEVADARGVSEAAVEDKRFPDHERVGRTLVRPAVLDALAGEIEAGMALSDAEALLDARGIDDASAALSRLGYRVEWEGLSGGTLRAKD; this is translated from the coding sequence ATGCTGACGAAGGACCTCCTCCGCGTGTCGCGCGCGGGCGGCGGCTACCGTCCGGAGTTCGTCGGCGCCGACCCCGCGGCCCGCGACCTCGCGGCGCGCGTCCTCGACACCTACCGCGACCACGTCGGCGAGACGCGCGGTACGCTCGACGGCGCGCTCGAATCCCTCGAACGCGAGGCCGAGGACTTCAAACTCGTGCGCGGCTTCGCGAAGCTACTGGAACGGGAGGCCGCCTTCGAGACGCGCGCGCCGGTCGACCCCGAGCGCGTCCGCCGCGTCGTCTTCGAGGCCGCCGAGGAGGTGGGCGTCGTCGCCGAGTCCGACCGCGCGGCCGCGCTCGATTCGGCCGCGGACCGCCTCCGCGTCGAGCGGAGCGCGGTCGAGGCGTCGCTGTACGCCGACCGCGAGGTGAACGAAGTGCTGGCCGACTTCGACCCGCGGTGGGACTCCGACGGCCTGTGCGAGCAGTACGACCTCTCGCTCGCGCAGACGGCGCTGTTCGACGCGACGGAAGTCCGGGTGCGCTCCGCCGACCCCGCGACGCTCGTTTCGGCCGTCAAGCGCCTGCGCCTCCTGTACGAGATACGCCGCACCGACGACGGCCGCGAGGTCGTCGTCACCGGGCCGGACGCGCTGTTCCGCCGGTCGCGCCGCTACGGGACGCGGTTCGCGCGCCTGCTGCGGACGGTCGCGGGCGCGGCGGAGTGGTCGCTGGAGGCCACTATCGACGACCGCGGCACCGAGCGCACCCTCCGGCTCTCGGCCGGGGACGTGTCCGTGCCGGGCGTCGAGCCGGTGACGGAGATGACGTTCGACTCGGGCGTCGAGGCGGACTTCGCGGCCCGCTTTCGCTCGCTCGACCTCGACTGGGACCTGTCGCGCGAGCCGGAGCCGCTGGCGGCGGGCGAACACGTCGTTATCCCCGACTTCGCGTTCGACTACGCGCACGCCGACTTCCGGGTGTTCTTCGAGGTGATGGGCTTCTGGACCCCGGAGTACGTCGAGAAGAAGCTCTCGCGGTTCGCCGACCTGGAGGACGTGGCCTTCCTCGTCGCGGTGGACGAGTCGCTCGGCGTCGGCGAGGAGGTCGCGGCGCTCACCGACGGCGCGATTCCGTACTCGGGAACGGTTCGCGTGAAGGACGTGGTCGCGGCGCTGCGCGGGTACGAGGCCGACCTCGTTGCCGACGCGGCCGACGACCTGCCCGACGACCTCGTCCCCGACGCCGACGTGACGACGCTCGCCGAGGTCGCCGACGCCCGCGGCGTGAGCGAGGCCGCGGTCGAGGACAAGCGCTTTCCCGACCACGAGCGGGTCGGGCGGACGCTCGTGCGGCCCGCCGTCCTCGACGCGCTGGCCGGGGAGATAGAGGCCGGAATGGCGCTCTCGGACGCCGAGGCACTGCTCGACGCGCGCGGCATCGACGACGCGAGCGCCGCGCTGTCGCGGCTCGGCTACCGGGTCGAGTGGGAGGGGCTGTCGGGCGGGACGCTCCGCGCGAAGGACTAG